From the genome of Tenrec ecaudatus isolate mTenEca1 chromosome 1, mTenEca1.hap1, whole genome shotgun sequence:
CTCCCTGTATATCTTAACATGACTTTTAAATCATCTCATACACTCCTCACATCTTGAGCCTGACTTTGTTCAGTGAGAATACTTTGAATTCTTTCCACAAGCTGCAGTAGCTTCCAACTGTCAAGCCTCACCCAGCTTCAGCCTTCCAGGTGAGGATTTGCTCCCAGGTTTATGCCTTTGCATACCTTCCTGATGGAGCATGAGCTTGTAttgggtccccgtgagtcaggaGCAACTcaccggtggcagtgagtttccttgGTAGGCCAGTGGGTGTGACATGACCTTTTGGAAAATGATTGGCGATTGTGCTTTCTTTCGCACACATGTCGTTTTCTGGAAATCCATTCCTTTGCCTCCCATCACGTTAGTGCAGACTGCTCTAGCCACTTGGCTCCTCTGTGTTCCGGGACTTGGGCTGTGCGTGGCCCATGTGAcacttccctccctcctcgctgcAGGGGAAGTGTTTGTGCTGGATGATGGTGGGGAAGTAGACCTGGACCTGGGTAACTATGAGCGGTTCCTGGACATCCGCCTGACCAAGGACAACAACCTGACCACCGGAAAGATCTACCAGCATGTCATTAACAAGGAACGCAAAGGAGATTACTTGGGGAAGACGGTCCAAGGTACTATAGAATTCACCTTTAAGCTCCTGGGTTTCTTTTTTTGTGGCATTTCCGGTTCTTGGATGGCACTGGCAGAGTCCCGGAGCTGCTGTGTGTAcacggggcgggggggtggggggcttcacCCGGGAGCATGTGTTGGAGATCCAGGCTGCACTATGCGCAGGTGGGATAAGGAGACATATCTTGTGTGCCCTGGTTTAGGCTGTTTCTCCTCAGTGCTGAGTGCTTGGGGTGCTGCCTGAGAGTGGGCAATGCCACTGTGCCCAGTGTTGGTTGGGGCGAGCTTGGTGAGGctaggaatttatgttttgtgTCAAGAGTGATGAGTCACCGCTTTAAGCATTTACACTTGGGCAGCACTATTCATTgtattttgcattttttaaagatgGTCTTGGTTGTGTGGATGAGATCCTGCACAACCTTGTTGGGGAGGCTTGCTCCTTAGACTGTAGCAAGCTAAAGGCAGTCTACCCCTTAACAagcagcctgagcccaggggtaggATTCTCACACATTCTTAACAACAGCCCACACTTGTTAAGAACTAATATGTTAGATGCTTTGCTTAAGCTTTTACAAGCTCCAGCGCAAAATGCCCACAGCTTTTTATTAAAGTGGAGCTATTCCTTCCACTTAACAGGGGAGACACCAAGCTTAGGAATGGGTAGGAAATTTACCCAAAGATCAACGCTAATGATTGGTGGGACCTGGAGTCCAGACAATGCCAAGCATGTTGCCCCAGGCACTTGGCCATCCTGTGCTACCTCTACAGGCGAGCATTGCCCCTGTGGTAGCTGGGGACGTGATGGAGCCAGGCTCTGGTGGCTTCTGGTGCCTGGGTAAGTGCCCAGGCATGATGCTGCCAGCTCCATCTGTGGCCCGGTAGCCCAGCCTCATGCTGGGATGCAGCCAGAGGGCAGATGCCAGAAATGCAGAGGTTCAGGTGCCCCGATGGGGCTCGGGAGTATGACCTTGCTCCCCTGCAGAGCTCCCAGTAACCTCTTGGCAAACTGGAAAGGAAGCAGTGGGGCAGGATGGTCAGATTTGATGGGGCCTTTTGAAAACGTGTCTGCGTCTGCCTGGGTTTGATGGGCTCTCTGCACCACGTTTCTCCACTCTTTCCCAGTGGTCCCTCACATCACAGATGCAATCCAGGAGTGGGTGATGAGACAGGCGCTGATCCCTGTAGATGAAGATGGCCTGGAACCTCAAGTCTGTGTTATCGAGGTTAGTATGCATCTGCATCTGCCCCAGCCTCTTGGTGCCTGCCTACGGGCTTACGGGACCTAGTGAGCACACGCCGTTCCTTAAGTCGGCCATCGGTAACCGAGGAGACACTTGCCCCCGGGGGCCCGCTGCCCCGTGGGCTCTGGTACAGGCCGACAAGTCCAGCTCATAGTCACGGGATGACCACGCTGGAGGGAGCAAACTTTGTGCCAGCCATTCTCCTTCCTCAGCTTTTCCAGGGCCACTGGTCCTGGCTGCCCCGAGAAGGGTGGCGTGTGACAGAATGTTCCTCGCCCTCTTGAGAAAGCCTGCAGACCTTTGGCTTGTCCCTGGCAGGAGCAGTTTTGCCGAGTGAGCGTGCTCTGGTTTCAGTTCCTGCGTTCCTGGAGCGCTGATTCAGCTTGCCGGGTCTCCTGTTCTTTCAAGGACAGGCGACTCAGAGGTCCCAGCAGCCGTTGGTGATGGTGCTCTTAATACCACAGTTGATCAGCTTTTCTCTTGGAGGCAAGCTTTGGGCCTCTTGGCTTTGTGAGTCCCCTCAAGTAAACTTCTAGTGCCTCTCTCACCTGACCCTTTCCTAAAAGTGTTCGGAAACAGTCCACGGTAACCGTGGGCATCAGTGAGCCTGTCTTTCAGCTCCCGTCTGTTCTGCTGACCCTGGAGGAGGTGACAGCCGTTGTCAGGGCAGCCAGCAGAGGAAGGGCAAGTGCTAACCGACGATGTCTTTGCTTGTCTAGCTCGGGGGGACAGTGGGCGACATAGAGAGCATGCCCTTCATCGAGGCTTTCCGGCAATTCCAGTTCAAAGTCAAAAGAGAGAACTTCTGCAACATCCACGTCAGTCTAGTCCCCCAGGTAAGGGACTCGGGtgaatggggtgggaggggcagcgTTGGGGAAGGATACCACTACTTCTTTTTAAATACTTGAGGTAAGTGCTCAGGAAGCAGGAAAaaaggaacgtgtgtgtgtgaattatgaAGTAAGATCCTATTTTCTAAAAGAAAGAAGTAAAGGGAAAGCATGGGAAAAGGGCACAATTAAGACAGTGGCTTGACAATTTTGTGTCTTTACTAGCTGGTAAAATTTATCATatcggggggagaggggagggaggggaaaaaaaagaggacctgatgcaaagggcttaagtggagagcaaatgctttgagaatgattggggcagggaatgtatggatgtgctttatacaattgatgtatgtatatgtatggatggtgataagagttgtatgagtccctaataaaatgtaaaaaaagaaaagaggagaaaaaaaatgattagggcaaagaatgtacagatgtgctttatacaatggatgtatgtatatgtatggactgtgataagagttgtatgagcccctaataaattgttaaaaaaaaaagagttgtatgagcccccaataaaatgattttttttaataaattagtttttaaaaaagaaagaaaaaaatttatcaTATCTTTAAGCTAGAAATTCACAAAGTTGAGTAGACTGAGGGAGTCAGCAGTCACAAAAGTTATGGGGGTTCAAATGCAGGCAGACAGGTAGGAGCTGACCTGGAAGCCCCAGGGAATGGATCTGGCAAGAGGAGGTACGCCCTGTAGCCCCGAGGAGCCCCCAGGTGGGAAAGGCTGGTCCTCCCTGCGCCATCTCTCACCCAGATGGAGCTCACAGATACCTCTCCAGGGTGCACATCCTGGGGTCGGCCCCTCCGTCCGGGCAGAGGGCTGGGCAATTTCTGTGGAGTAGATTTCAGGGGAGTTGGGCAGGCACTGGGGCCAACTGAGGGCAGTGGTACTGGGATTACAACATGGGACTTACATGTGCTTTAATGCAGTTGAGACACCCTTTTTTCTAATGCTTGGTTCCTAGAGGAGACAAATTCTTTTCTGGTGAGTCTGACGAGCTCTCGGGTGTGCCTGGTGAGGACCCCAGTCGACATGCCACCTCGTTCACACACAGCTTCCCCATGACATTGGGAGAAAAAGCACAGGAAACTGAGCCTCTACAAGGAACAGGACCTAGAGGGGAATGCATCTAGCATTAATGTCCTCAAGAACTGAGAGGGGAGAAAATGCAGCCATGAAATAAGACGAACGTGTACTCAGAACCAAAAATAGCTAACTCTGGGACATTTAAAAATTGGATCTCGGAAGTAAAAAACTTAAAGCTTAGGAAATGCCTGAAAAAGTAGGAGAGAAAGGTAAGAAAGCTAGAGGACTGGTCCAGGAGTTCTCATAGCCTGATAATAGGAGTTCCAGAAAATAAGACAGAAACAGAATGGTTCTCTGACCCAAGAGTCAGCCTGCCACCTGTATTTGGAAATCACGTACTAAAATTCTCTCATGCCTGTTGTTTCCTTGTGGTCACTGGTCCTTTTGTGCTGCAGCAGCAGAGAGGAATGGCTGTGACAAGTCTGCATGATTCTCAAAGCCTAGAATACTTGCTATCAGCTCACTGTGGAACACAGTTTCTGACCCTTGACCAAAGTCATTTGAGCTCATTTCCATAAGGAGGTTCCAGATCGAAAGGGCTCTCTGAAAGCCTAGCATGTTGGCTGCAACATGGCATGCATGCAAATGGCCTCTCATTGTGGATTTGGAGGATGAGACAAATCCCAAAAGCCTCAAGAGAAAAAAGTATcatttttctaaaaagaaaaatcaggacTCACAGTGGTATATTGAACCTTACAatattggaaaataaaggaatagAGTAGCCATTTCTTTTAAAGGTGTAAGAGAAAAGGATTTTCAACCCAGAATTTTATACCCAGCCAGTCTTATCCATGTGTGGGAGGAGACTGAAGATAATTAAGATGTGAGGGACTCAAACAGTTGAtggggaaaatcccattatctcttgatttcattttgtcatgaactttttaaaacaaattggCACAAAGCAGATTCAAGGAAAACATGGAACAAAGTTGAACTGGATAGCAGACACTCCTGCAGAGGGGTCCAAGCAAAACCCTGAGCTAGGGTTGCAGACACAGGACCGGTGTGCACACAGAGGGGACTGGAGTGAGGAAGAGGATGGGCGGGACCCGCCGTGGACGGGAATCCCTTGGGAAATGCGGCAGGGAAAGTGAAGCGACAGAAACAGCACACGAGGAGGACCTGTTGGAAAGAGCTGCCGAGTGGTTGCCCTGGGGTTTGGGAAATGGGGAAGGGATGGGTGAAAACCGAGACCTTGTAAAACTGTGTACCTCAAAAATAGATGCGTGTGGAGAGAACTTTGACAAAAATCAAGGTTAAATCATCACATGATCGCTTTCCCTATTGAAAGTCAAAGCCAGACTTGAAAATTCTTTATTGTAGAGAAATTAACTTTTACTTTTCCCCCCAAATAGCCAAGTTCAACAGGGGAACAGAAGACGAAACCCACTCAGAATAGTGTTCGAGAACTTAGAGGGCTTGGGCTTTCCCCAGACCTGGTAAGAATCCCTGGCTCCTGTGTGATGCCCATCTAATTCAGATCGCTCCCTACAGGTGCTTTGCGCTTCTGATTGTAATTGATGGTGATGGGGAGGCAGTGAGGTGAACTAGAGCTCTGGTTTCACTGTTTTGCCCAGGGTCTTGTCCGCCCCAGGCTTGATTCCTCCTTTCATCCCAAGCATGGCTGTGGGCAAGGAAAGGCCTGCCTGACGTGCTGCTGTTCCCGTGGGAGCTGGGCTTTAAGCATTGAGTTCTGAAAACAAGTGCTGTGTTCTCATCGTTTATTGCTGGGGGCTCGCGGTTAGCATCCTAACCCATCGTCTTAGCAATGTGCTGTCAGTGGTCATTTCATTCAAGACTAGGCCCCAGCGGTGTCATCTCTCCTTCCCACCTGACCGGCCTGGTTTTCTCCCCTGCTAGGTGGTGTGCAGGTGTTCCAACCCTCTCGACACAGCTGTGAAGGAGAAAATATCCATGTTCTGCCACGTTGAGCCGGAACAGGTGAGTGGCCATGGGTCTCCAAGGAAATCCCGTGGCTCCCGTGGTCCTAGTCTCGCGACCAGTTTCATGACGTGTGTCACGTAGTAGTAGTAGTTTGAGACTGCAGACTTCCTCGGGGAAACGATGCCCTCTGACTGTGATGGACCCTTGTTTTCCCCTGTGGCTCCCAGCACACCTTTCCTCCTGCTGCTGCCTTCGTTTTCCTTGCTTCTCGACCCGTAAGGAGCCCGCGTGGCAGGATGGGTtccaagttgggctgccaactgccaggccagtggttcaaatccacccgggctgctccatgggagaaagatgaggctttctgccctcatACCGCGTTAGTCTCCGACACCCACGGGGACAGTCCTCCCCTGACCGCCCCGGTCTCCGTGGGTtggaatggacccaatggcagcgACTTTGTGTCTTGGTTCGTGTATTTTGTGCTTCCGCCCTTCTCTCTGTCTTCCTCCCAGCTTCCTCGGTGCCTCCCACTCTTTGTGGTGCTGGCCTTTGGGGCTTGCTCCTGTCAGGGAGAAGCCAGTGGCTCCCTCTCGGTTGAGCTCTTGGTTTGCATCCATCAGGGCCCAAGGCGGCCATGGCGTTTTCAGAAACCCTTTCCCTGCCAGACCTCCGCGACCTCAAAGCTCCGGGTCATTGCTTCTTCGTTCTCGAGGCCTCCTGTGCGTGTGGTAGATGGCACGTGGGCACGTCCTGTACCAGTGCCTGTCCTGTCCCGTCCCGTCCACGTgtgtcagggcagaactgtgctCTGCGGCCTTCCAGTGACTGAtggttcagaagtagatcaccaagcctgtCTTCCATTAATAGCGCAGTGTTTATTTAACTGCTGGGACCACCCAGGGATGGTACAATCAtactgcccctgtgtgtgtgtgtgtgtgtgtgtgtctgtgtgtgagagagagagagagagagagaggctgcggTTCTAAAAGGCCAAGACCGCCTGTGATCCTGTGTGCTTGGTGCCAGTTGTCTGAGGGGTTGCGGCCTGTCAGGCAGGCTGTCGTCTTTCTGTAACTGCTAATGGAGGGACCTGTGGTCCGGGAAGTCTCAGACATTGGAATACATACATATCTCAGCAGAGTGCCTGTTGGTCATTTACGtttttccagaaactggtctttTTTGCTGTTTGTAAATTGAGAGCAGATGTTCTCCTGACGACGCACAGCCAGCAGGAGGCGACACAGCcagttggtttgggtttatttttatgaaataaCCCTTGtttgttccctttccctccttttcAAACAGGTCATCTGTGTCCATGATGTCTCCTCCATCTACCGTGTCCCACTACTACTAGAAGAGCAGGGGGTTGTAGATTATTTTCTCCGAAGACTCGATCTCCCAATTGAGAGGCAGCCCCGCAAAATGCTGATGAAGTGGAAGGAGATGGCTGACAGGTGGGTCTCGGCGAGGAGCTGGGCAGGCCCGGCTCCAGTTTGTAAGGCCTCAGGGAGCTCCGTGCCCGCTGCTGCTCTCCAGCTTGCCCCCAGCAGAGCGGGTTGGGCCAGGCCTTGACCGGGAGAAGGGTGGGGATGAATGACAGGGTGACTGTGGGACTGCTGAGGGAGAAGACTGAGGGAAATTGAAAACTTGCATTGTGAGGAAAATGCCTGGAAGGTTGTGCTGGTGAATTGATTTCCATCACAATGCACCCGCCCATTCATCCCCAAAGAGCTGTCACTGTGGTCAGACCCGTGGAGTCGGTTCCCACTGTAGCCAGACGGTGCACAGCAGGACAAAGCTGCCCAGTCCCGGGCATCCACAGggctgttcctgtgcttgagcccagtgttgcagccttcgtgccagtccagcttcttggtgtccgcctccagagactggtctctcccgacagcatgcccaagtatgtaagacaaagtctcgccatccttgcctcttgggCAGCAAGGGCTGCCTGTGAGAATTTCACTGGCACTCTTTCCAGTATATCCCTTCCcacacagttctgttgttcagccCATGGGGTGGGGCTATACAGTCCTCAGTACTATCACACCCCCCCTCACTTCCCGTGCCTCAGGGAACCCTCAGTCCTGTCGGTGTCTCAGGGGCTGGCTATCTGGATTACCTGTACCAAGCGATCTTAGATGCAAAAACGACCAGACGCAAGTCTAACATGACCAATGAGGTGCCACAGTAGAAAGGGGAGGACATGTtcgagaactagaggatagttacgtGTTTGGTCACCACACCATGGATGTATCCTGCGTTCCGTGAGGCCCAtctaagagggactgtccaattgtcttgcgggtggactttgggtcgccactaCACCCAGACCCCTTCATTCAATTTGGATGCACGTTTTTTGAACTTCTTGGATACCTCTTCCCCTTAACACCTCATTCAATTTGGATGCACGTTTTTTGAACTTCTTGGATACCTCTTCCCCTTAACACCTCATTCAATTTGGATGCACGTTTTTTGAACTTCTTGGATACCTCTTCcccttaacacctcatgatcacacagcgtcctgtgcttcttccacgtgttgCTTCCctgcgagatggccgcttgtttagctccaagccttttagaccccagacgctaccgcatttgatagccgggcaccatcaatagCTGCACATTTCGATGGTTTAACTTTCCCTCTTCTCTCACTATGTAGCCATAAAAATGGTACACATTTATGATCCTTTTCCTAAAGCACTTTGTTGAACTATCTGGCTGCGCTTCGCCATACTTTATATGTTAGTTTCTTGTTAGCAGATACAACTGGTTAGTGTAACATTATGTCATCCGTATGTTTATTACTTTTAGGTGGATTGGGGTTGATTGAAAGGTTGTAACAGCATTTCCTTTTAACTTGTATTTCTCTTGACTCACTAGCTGAGTCAGTGGTTTTCTTTATGCTAGTTTATCATCACATTGACTGTTGTCTGTTCATGTTTATTGGTTTTTGCACCCTTTGAGATGTAACAGTCTCCTtataatagcttctgcatttgaCTTCCTTTAACAAGCCTGCCATGCTGCTCTGCACCTGTTGCTTCCTGTTTTGTCTGTGCGTAAAGCTCAGTGAGTGTCCGCTTGCCAACATGCTCTCCTTAAAAGACAGGTTTGAGCTCATGAGGTTGTGCACATCCTAACATGAACGGGCATTTCTTGACCTCTGTTTGGCAGGTACGACCGCTTGCTGGAGACCTGCTCCATTGCCCTGGTGGGCAAATACACCAAGTTCTCCGACTCCTATGCCTCAGTCATTAAGGCGCTGGAGCACTCGGCACTGGCCATCAACCACAAACTGGAGATCAAGGTGAGGCAGGGGGCAGGTGCAGACCTGCTGCTGGTTTTCGGAACTCAGCATTTGTTTGGGGATCTAAGGCACACTCCTGTCTCAAGGAGACACTGagaggaagtgggggcatggctATCAAGCACCCCATGAAATTCCCCAGGGAAATGGGCCAGAGGCACATCGTGTAGTTGAAGGTGGTGCCTGGAAGCCGTTCTAGGTGCCCAGTGACTCAGGGCTGCACCAAGGCACTCTTTAACTTGTGCTGTTCCCGTTCCCTCTGCCTTCATCTACGCCTGCCCTGTGGGCGTTGCTCTGTCCGCTGTAGTAGTACTGACCCGGTCTGGAGGGTTGGGGGCAGTTACTGTGCTGGCCCCTATCTACACAAGCAGCAGTGTGTTGTGGATTCTGGAGCCAGGTGCCCCAAATTCTGACTCTACCACTTACATTGTGGGGCCGCGGGTCCACTACTGTCCCCTCTTTgtacctcagttttctcatctttaCAAAGAGCTAGTGATCGTACCTTCCCTGGTGGGCTGACGGGTGTGGGTGTCCACTTAGCAGAATTCATAGAAGCACCCACTGGTGATGCTTCTGCTGACTGTAAACTTACACATCAGTGAAGTTGGGAAAAGGAGTCAATCTGTGGGGGAGGGAAGTGGGCAGAGTGCCCACGGAGAAGCACTCACGCGAGGCTGTCCAGTGCTCAGCCCCAGGGGCCACAAACGAGCCCCGTGCAGCTAGGGCACTGGGTGGTTTTGAAGGAAGTCCTATTTAAACGTAAAGGAGGTTTTTAAGTGGACTTGGGCATTAGCCTGTGAAGGTTACTGTTTTGAAGCTGTGCCAGCTGGGATATTGGTAATGTTGCTCTACGAGTGACGAGCGTGCCCCTTCCTCCCGTGTGAACCCCTCAGTACATAGACTCCACAGACCTGGAGCCGAGCACGCTGCAGGAGGAGCCCGTCCGCTACCACGaagcctggcagaagctctgcagCGCGCAGTAAGCCCGGCCCcattctgtcttgttttggttaGATTTGAAGTCCTAGTATAAGCTACCGACGTGCGTTTTAGTTATTGAAAAGACGCTTTCATTTAAGAGGGCTAAAAGCACAGTGCCCCGGGCGAGTGGAGGGCGAGGAGAGCACGTCCAGAGTTGGCTGGTGTGCTCCAGTCACCTGGCATCTTCCACCCCGGGCACCGGCCACGGGCCTGCCAGGGGATGCGCATACGTAGTTTGCTTTTGATCTATCAGAGGCCCTGtgactcaagaagaagaacacgaGTGGTTTCTATTTCACTCCCCGTCGGCTGGCACATGCCAGCTCCTCCTGAGACTTGCGTCAGCCCGGCCCAGAGCTGGTGTGGGGAGGCTCCcggacacagacacagacaggctGGGTGGTCGGGGGCTTATAGACACCCTGTGTGAGTTTAGCGCAGgcaaattaaatgataatggcacAGATTAAAACAGGAAAGACTCAGTAGCTGAGGCCGATATGAATCATATAGCATCCTGTATGTTTTAATTGTACAGCCTGTATTTTTCTCAAAGGCTGTAGGCAGTTTCTCCTGTTGCTCAGAGGAGGCCTTGGCTCTGTGTGTAAGCCCGAGGTGTCTGCATGCATCCTTTCAGCGCGTCTTTAGATAGCCCAGTCCTAGCTGCCAGAATGTGGAGTCGCTGCCGCTGGCAGCCTGTCTTAACAGGGTGGGGTGGAGGCTGACTGGCAGAAGGGCACCATGGGCTCTCTTCTGTTGGGCAGCGGAGTGCTGGTTCCTGGAGGGTTCGGTGTTCGAGGAACGGAAGGGAAGATCCAGGCCATCAGCTGGGCTCGCAAACAGAAAAAGCCTTTTCTGGGTAAGGAGCTGTGTGCCAGTCTGAGCAGGAAGGAGTGGACGAGGGTACCGGGTGGGCACCCAGACAGAAAGCTGGAAAGTTACGGACACAAACGGGTTCTCTTTGGGGAAGACGTGAACCCGCCTGTAGCATGCACAGGCATGTGAGCTCCGTGCTGACGTCGCAGGGGCTTCGCTCACAGAGATGGAGCTTTGAAGCCCCTCACGTGGCACTCCAGCTGGTCTCTGGGACTGTACATTGTAGTCACTTTCCCCATGTCAGTTGGAAGGCTTAATAAGGGGTTTTCTTAACGGAATGTTTGCAGGGGCCGGAAGGAATGTTGCTTATCTGTAAAACAGATGACTTTCCAAAGCTTGGACACGTGTATGCCCTTAGAcccagtttgggggtgggggtgggggtgtattTGTTGATAGCAGGGGATGATGGGGTTTAGGGAGCCAGCGAGCTGGCTACCACATTGCCAGCTGCCGGCTGGCTGCCCCTGAGACCTGCCTGCTCACCGGGCGCTGTttggtgcccccctcccccccctcccccccccccgaaggTGTGTGCTTGGGAATGCAGCTGGCAGTGGTCGAGTTCTCCAGAAACGTGCTGGGATGGCAAGGTAAGCGTCcttttacgtgtgtgtgtgtgtgtgtgtgtgtgtgtgtgtgtgtgtaaagtctgTTTGCTgttcctttctgtttcccacgAACCTTTGGAAGCCGCCTGCGAGTGGACGGCTCGGAGGCCCCTCGAGAAGGACGCCCGTTGAATGCCTGACGCTGGGCTCAGGGCCCGGGTGGGGAGACAGGCTTGGCTTCAAGGCAGGGAACTGCTTATGGACGGACTGCAGGGCTCTTCAACACTAacagcagggggtgggtgggggcagggagcccAACCGTCTGCCACAGCGCCCACTGTGGCCACTGCCACATAAACGTTCGCACTGTCTTGTCTATTGAGTGCACGGTAGCACTATGAAAACGGGGTGAGAGTCCCCAGAACGTGGCACGGCGATCCCAGCAGGCTGTGCATTTTGGGAGCGAGGGTGTCTGAAATCACAGAAAGAAGCAAGCTGCGCTCGCCACTGAGGCAGGGCCATCCAGAGGGTCTTCCTGTGCGGGCTCGTTCATCGCTCCCTGCTTCTCCCCGTCGAGGTGGTTTCCAAAACGCCAGGTGCCACGTGCAAGTGTCCGTGTGGAAGGGGCACTGCAGGGCCATGGCCCTTTTACTCTCTTACGATTTGTTCTTCCCCAGAAAGACCTTCTAAGTTCTAAGAAACTATAAAATTGTGTTGGAGGAATGTACCGGCTCTACACAGTGTAGGGGAGTCGCTCCGTTTGGTAGGTTGGCTCTGTCCTTGGACATCGGGGCTCCTGGCAGGCGCTTGCTTTTAACTTCCAGCAGCACCCAGCACCAGCCCCTGCCGGCCAGCGCCTTCCTCCCACTCGGGCTCCCACTCAGACACACGGCTCCGGCTCAGAACCAGCCGTGCAGGCCCTTGGGGTGGGGATTCGATGGTAAATTCCGTAAAGAATGGGAAGGCTCTTGGGATTTTGAAAACTGAATTTCTGATTTTGCCATTGATTGAGGCAAGTGAATTGGGCAGTGCTTTCAGCAGTGGGGATGACAGAAATGGAGACTCAAAGAGAACCTGCCTGTCTCGGAGAGTCTGAAACAAACCAGGGAGGCGAGGCCAGTTCCAGAAGTGTCGGAAAGCCGCACTATCTAAACCCGTGCGACTCCCCCGAGTTTCAGCTTCCGCTGTGGCCTGAGCTTGGGTGTTGAGTGTGTCAAGGCTTAAGAGATGCGGTCTGGAACTTGGGAATGCAGCCCGTGGGCAGTCTGTTCTGCTTGTAACTGGTCTCCTAACCGGGCATCTTGATTTTTCAGATGCCAATTCTACAGAGTTTGATCCCAAGACCAGTCACCCAGTGGTGAGTCAAGTGTTTGAATCTCAGCAGGAATTGGAAGGGGTGGGGGCCATTTGGGCCCATCCCAGAGAAGCCCAAGGTTGGCCCTCCTAGGCTCACTGGGAAGAGCAACTTCCTCTTCGTTGCGTCCTTTCCAGTGCGCTTCCCATTTCCCCAGGGACATTTTAAGGTGGGTGGCCAACGAGGGCTTCCTGGTCAACTTGACCCCACCACTGGTAGGAGCACTGTGTATAATAGTCTCGCTGCTTCGCGCCAGTCTCCAGAGAGGGGCATGTTGTTGAGAACCTGCTGGAACCTCATAGGAACTTGGAGCGGTTACGCACACGGCTACTTGGGAGGTGGGCCTAATGATCTGCTTCCGAGAAGTCACAGCCTTTCCACCCTGGGACCGCTCCTGGCGTCGTTGCCGGAGTCAGCCCGACGGCAACTGACAGCGTCCAGCAAAAACCCAACGGGGCACGTGACCTCAGAACAGCGGCTGGTGCGATGGCTGCCTGTCTGCTTTCTGAACACCCAGGTCATAGACATGccagagcacaaccctgggcaGATGGGCGGTACCATGCGGCTGGGCAAGAGGAGAACCCTGTTCCAAACCAAGCACTCGGTCATGAGTAAGCTGTGCATGCCGGCCCGGGGCACCTCGGCGGGCGGGCGCGGGGCTTGCTCTGGGAGGCCCGAGGCCCCTCCATCCTGACACTGGAGCAAAGGTTTGAGGGAGGAGAAATACTCCCGCTAACCGATCTCGCACACATACTACCCCAGCCCCGCCACTTTGCCCGCTGGGGCACCTCACCTGTACTCTGTAGTGATAGCACCTGTTTGtctaggcagcggttctcaacctgtgggccgcgacccctttggggattgaacaaccctttcacagggctcgcccgattcataccagtagcaaaatga
Proteins encoded in this window:
- the CTPS1 gene encoding CTP synthase 1; the protein is MKYILVTGGVISGIGKGILASSVGTILKSCGLHVTSIKIDPYINIDAGTFSPYEHGEVFVLDDGGEVDLDLGNYERFLDIRLTKDNNLTTGKIYQHVINKERKGDYLGKTVQVVPHITDAIQEWVMRQALIPVDEDGLEPQVCVIELGGTVGDIESMPFIEAFRQFQFKVKRENFCNIHVSLVPQPSSTGEQKTKPTQNSVRELRGLGLSPDLVVCRCSNPLDTAVKEKISMFCHVEPEQVICVHDVSSIYRVPLLLEEQGVVDYFLRRLDLPIERQPRKMLMKWKEMADRYDRLLETCSIALVGKYTKFSDSYASVIKALEHSALAINHKLEIKYIDSTDLEPSTLQEEPVRYHEAWQKLCSAHGVLVPGGFGVRGTEGKIQAISWARKQKKPFLGVCLGMQLAVVEFSRNVLGWQDANSTEFDPKTSHPVVIDMPEHNPGQMGGTMRLGKRRTLFQTKHSVMRKLYGDPEFLEERHRHRFEVNPVLKKCLEEQGLKFVGQDVEGERMEIVELEDHPFFVGVQYHPEFLSRPIKPSPPYFGLLLASVGRLTHYLQKGCRLSPRDTYSDRSGSSSPDSEITELKFPSINHD